The Pocillopora verrucosa isolate sample1 chromosome 9, ASM3666991v2, whole genome shotgun sequence genome includes the window CAAGAAATCTTACTAGTTAAAGCTTTTCGAGAAAAATTGCTGGACAGTTTTGCTGACTTTGGAAAATGACTGTATTCCTGCATGCATGGGTGGAGTTTCTTAACTGAGAGCTCCTGAAAAGACACAAAAAGTTTTAAGAACACTGAACTACACAGTACAATTATTCTCTATTCAGGTGAGAAATCAAAACAGTGCTTTCATTTAGGCTATCAAATATGAGAACCAGTACTCTTTACTATCAATTCTGATTGAGCTTTTCAGATAGTCTTTCTGCTGTACCTTGGGTGGAAGAAAAAGATTagataaaattagataaaaagCAACAGAATAAATTTTCAATGGCAGTGTGTGATGTGATGTATGTGCTCATAATAATTGGTTGCCATAGTGATAAAGAATTAGAATTTGCCTATggttaagttttttctttctttatatacattgcttaaaactatttaatttgcatcattatttttattaaaaattttcatctttgtaGGAAgtggaattttaaaatttcatcttggAATGTTAATGGAATCCGAGCTTGCCTGGTAAGAATACTGCATAAATCTGCATTTATGTTTTGTGTTATGTTTACTAGCAAGAGGTAATAGTCATTAAGTTGCAGAGGCTTCcaaaattattgttaatattataaAAATGCACCTGAAGGGTAGTGACTGTGCAAGATGCAGGTTAGTATCACAAAATTGCAGTTGAAGACTAAAATTAAGAAATGTCCCATATGTTCACAGAATATAGACTGAAATACTATGGCACCTTGTCTAATGATCATCTattaccacttttttttttataaaccaAATTTTGTCTCACAATCAGATGATAATAATGTAATTGTTATATGATCCATACAGCCCTGCGTCTGTAATTCCATAGAAAACCTTAGTGAAAGATGATGGGTATAGTGCTGGGTGGGTTGACATGAGCCAGTCCAGAAACAGCTGTCTGACCTTGCACTCAGAGGCTTTGTtgctaaaaaattaaagaaaagaaaaaaagagagttaaaGAAGGTGCATTTTTTGCTGgtttgtgtttttattgttctgatttaaaaaaacaaaggaaaattttttattgtagaatcttttttgtGGGTTTTAGTGAGTGCCCATATGTTGTATCCTATTTAAGCTGAgacaaaattttcgaaattttcaacatttagtggtcatgtgataaaatgcttattgactgagtttgatTGGCCtcatgggaaaatatttggctcttgAGTTTAGTTCTCTTTTGTGTGAGGACCAGCTAGCTGACATTTAAGACTCGCAAAGTGTGGAAGGTAATTTGATAGGTATCTCGATATCTTTGGtatgaattttttccttatttttttgcaatatgTACAGAGCTACAAGGATTTGAATAAAATACCTAAATGTGTTACAAATACTTCATAGCCAATTAGCGAATTgcttttgaatttcattttcattttttgtttctttagaaacatgGCTCGACGTTGGcttacatgaaaaatgaagatgCTGATGTTTTTTGTATACAGGAGACTAAATGCCCAGAGAAAGATATTCCAAAGGTCCTTAGTAACCCAAATTTTACTCAAATCTGATACCTAAAGTATATAGTTTAATTaaacccttttaactcccaagatctctttagtaattctccctactgtctgccataaaacaCGTATGATttaaatttggagaatttggcattggatcaacttgtagtccCCTAGTTGGGCTAGTCTGCTTAATTCTGTgttgatatagtaaggagaaattctgtcttggtcactcatggaagttaaagggttaactgtaaATTTAAAGGGTGTGTGACTTTTGATGGGACTTCAAAATTCTTTGTGTGTTTGCAAGGAAATACAAGTCAGAGATGTCACCACCTCTTTGCCTCTGTCCTCAGAGGAGAACTAATTAGAGACTAAGAAAGGATAGGCAAGTGAAACCACAACAGGAGAACCTTGAGAAAGCTGACTGCTGTGGGATCACGTTACTGAAATGCATAGAAAACAATTTGAACCTATAGAAGAATAGCAGCATGTTATCAAAATGTTATTATTCACATTGGAAGTGTTGTCATtcttatttaaatgaaaatgctttCTTTTGATATCAAATATGGTGATTATTACAGGaggtgaaagtttttttttgagatgTCTGCCAGTAAGTGCAAGAAAATTTGTTGCAGTACATCTTACTTATAAATATGAAGAATTCCGTTTCATAACTTTTGAATCATAgatttcactttaattttaactttaaatttttattgaatgtatcttttttaaggaaataaagCTTCCTGGATATCATACCTACTGGGCAGAAGGACAAACAAAGGGGTACAGTGGAGTTGGGTAAGTTTCATGACTCTTACATGAATTCATAACTTATTCTACTGTGTGAGTTTATAGTGGTTTAATTGGCTTGAGGTGGCAAGGAGAATGTCATCTCCTTTAGGATGAGAAGTTTGTCCTTTGCAGGTGACAAATCTCCACCATTTTATCTGCACTGTAAGAATGCGCAATGACATCACCAATGCTTTACCagcacagcggtcaaacgtagGTCATGCGCAAAGGGATCAATATTGGCCGGCTGTGCACAAACTTCCCACGTTATACTActaagaaaacataaaaaacaactGCTGTCATGCGAAGAAACACAGATACgtaaaatatgaaaaagaaaaaatcaagacTTCTGATACACAAAGCTTATTTAATTACCGGTGTCAAGCTAATATATCATTTTGCATTAAATAAAAAGGTATACGGTTTTCAAACACCGCGGCTTGCTGGCTTGTGTGGGACAACATGGTATTtgacagcctgaaagcacgCCACCTCGAGGCCACCTCTACAACGTTcacacatgcgcagacgtttgaccgctgtctTGGCTTGATTTGGGATCTTTTTATCTGGAGCTCACTGAGCTGACCAACTTTTAGACCGTAGTTTCTTTACCCATACTGTATCTATTTAATTAAACGCTGCCCTTGAATAAATAAATGCCGCCCTCGCAGTAATGCCGTCCTCCCATCAACTCAGCATCAGAAACgctaaaaatgttttgagtGCCGTGACAGGTGTTAACTTGCAAAAATACGGTAATGCTTTACAATGTACGTACAGTTGTGTTATCACTTACATGGTGGTTATTGTGTTCCTGCAGACTTTGCAGCAAAGTAAAGCCTATAAATGTATCATATGGCATAGGTCAGTAAAATGATATACAGGTATTCTTATTAGTAAATTATATTAATATATTTTCTTGCTCGATGAGAAATAGATAATTTTTGAATCTATAGAGTGAGACGGTAAGGAGAGATCCAACTCATTTTCAAAGTTACTCGACGTTTCCTAACACGTACTGAAAATTTCCAAGGCATCTTGAAGAGATCTGACATAAACTTTTAAATGCTTTCCCTCTAAAATCAGAAGTCTCTGggatatatttatttatatgaaAGCCCTATATTCCTATGTCTGTTTCAAGCTAAGTTCGctgacaaatttttgaaatttttcagtcGGGGCTGTGATGGGGCAAAAATTTTCGAAGCAGGAGAAAACGTTAAAGGTTAAAACTTTTGATCTGAGGACAGAGAATAGCGCTGAAGCCGTGAGAGTTGGCAAGTAGAGTACGTATTTGTCGTTCATGTCCAACACTCCTTACTTTCTCTACAGGGATCTCGGAGCATGACAATGAAGGAAGAGTCATTACGGCTGAATTTGAAGACTTCTATTTAGTAACAGCCTGTAAGTATTTCATATCTTTGTCTCACGATATAGTGTCTCAACTTCTCGACTGCCAAGATTCAattagtaattccccttactaACTGCCATAATTTTCCTTGTATATTAGACAGGGGAATTTGGTTTCACTCAATAAAAACAACACCCTCCAGCTGATAATCTTGTCTATTCTTATTTAGATATACCGAATTCAGGAAGAGGACTTACAAGGTAATGTTGCTGTTTCTTTACCATGAAATCATATGGCATCTGTATATAAATGTTTCcctttaaattaaattttattctgtATAAAACGCTCAAAAATATTTAGCCGTATACTTTTGGGTTCCACGATTGAAAATTGCAACGGAAGGTGCTTTCTACAAGCTAAAAAAATATCATAGTTAGGCTGTAGAATTTAAACTGACTTGCAGGTCGATTTGACATCACCGTAGTTTTAAAAAGAGGACAAAACAATGATACAAATTTGTTTGGCAACACTACAACATTAAGGCAATTTTAATTGAGTCTCGATAGTGATCCAGGTTTGCTTTGGATGTACTgaactttgctttgtgattggttcagaaaactcacgccttcctctcaaccaattagatgcaaaGCTGAaaacaatcgcgacttggtcgctcgcgttttcccgcgcttcaagcttTGTTcacttcgagttctcattggttaatgatgatataaacctttgttctgattgactGCTGggattaatttgattttgcttttcgacgttcagttgaaaactgctctgaTTTGTGTTTAGGCTTGAGTATCGCCAGGGCTGGGATAAAGATTTCAGAGAATACCTCAAGGAACTGGACAATAAGAAACCTGTTATCTTGTGCGGAGACCTCAATGTAGCTCATAAGGAAATAGGTATGTAATGCTTATGGAGATTCATACTATTGAGAGCATTTGTTTGAATTATGGACCAGTCATTTTTTATCGCCAGGGGAGGTTTTTCTGGGGGAAGATCACACGGTTTTCAGGGGGAAACGGTGGGGATCAGTcatcgccaacagagtataaggAAGAATAAAGAACCAgtgagaattcaaagtaaaaacaaccaaactgcctaaaacgcgggaaaacgcgggcgaccaagtcgtaaTTGGTTCAAATTTTGGATCTGATTGGTAGAGAGAGTGGCGTGAGTcgtctggaccaatcacagagcggagTAGAGCAAAACCAATGCGATCCCGAATTACTTTTCACACTTGAGTGAAAATTACTCTATTACGTTCAACACCAaatgctgtttgtttgtttgttttttttttagatctaGCGAATccgaaaacaaacacaaaaacagcaGGCTTCACCAAAGAAGAACGCCAAGATTTCACTGAATTGCTCGAAGAAGGTTTCGTCGATTCTTTTCGTCATTTTTATCCCAACAAAACCAAGCAGTATTCGTTTTGGTCTTACATGAGGAACGCTCGCGCAAAGAATGTTGGCTGGTACGTTGAAAATTATGCAAaggttaaataaattttgtgtcGAATCGAGATTTTCTCACGGCCATTTTGTGTTGCAGCTATTTACAGTGTTTCGTTTTGTAGTAATAGTGAAACGATGAACGTTCGTATTTTCTCGTAATGTATTCCATATTTTTTATGTTTCGcttcaaagttttccttgatttgaaatgtctttaacaattcaatttttacttttctcgtTTCAAATTAACGCGCTCATCTgagacaaataaaaataacagttAAACTGATTTGGAAAACTTTTAATCAAGAAAACGTTTAAACCAATCTTTCGAAGTAACAAGTTTTTCGTTGCTGCTGCACTTTTCTGCTGGAAACTTTGAACATTATCGACTTTGGCAAACAACTTGTGAAGGACACTTCCCTGAAACTTTTTACGATTTCCCTGACACAACATTATCCTTAAAGGAGTAAGTAGGGAATGTATTGATGTTATGTCAATTAGTGTAATTTTCCTGACGGTGAACCATTGATAATTGAAGTCATTACTCTTTTTCCTTGATGGAAATGaaaaacctaaaacaaagaCAGATTAACAGTCCAATACCAAAACTTTGAatactttaattttaaacatcACTATTCAACTCGGCCATGATTTCTTCTAAGGAACGTCAGGAAGTCGCATCCTTAAATAAAAGTATAGTATTTGATATGGTTTGTTTTCTCTCATTGTAGGCGCCTGGACTACTTTGTAGTTTCCGAGAGACTGGTGCCTAAGTTGTCCGATAGCCTCATCCGCATGCGTGTTAAAGGGAGTGACCACTGCCCGGTTGTGTTACTGCTGGCCATTTAGGCGCCACAGTACGCATGTTTGTGTAATTTTGCCGTGTGTCAAACAATGGAACAAACCATACCTCTGGGAAATCTTTGGGAATTAGCTTACTATTGTAATTAAAGTTTTAGGAATTTGTTACCGTTTTGCTCACATTTGAGACATTTGGAAACGCATTTGTTATGTTTTCAATACAAATGTTGTAATTTTAAAGTAATGTTAAAACACGTTTTTTATCAAAGTGCTATGAGTTAAGTAACATAAAGTAAATAACCCTGTTTAATAAATTTTCGCTGGAATTCGCAGAGAGATGATTCCTTTTTGACTTAAATCACTTAAACCCAGCggaagttttgttgttttgtgctAAAATAAAGTCCTTAGAAGCTTCATTCACGGGACTTCCTTGGGATGCGAGACAACGAAATAAGTCTTCCCAATCGAGATTTTCCTTTAGTTATACTTCAAGTGAGATAACAGTTACAAATATGCAAACGTATTTCAGACGAGATCAAAGTTCTTGTTCTTGAGAGGAGCCTTTCCTTTGGAAGAACTTTGCCAAAAGAGGCGATCCACGATGTCTCCTTACAGTATTGCCACCGAATCAAAGATTAAGCGcacgagaaaaaaggaaatcatcacaaattaaaaatactcttgattgttagagaaattctccatgtcagtacCATAAGGAAGGTGTGACGAAAAGTgaggagaacatgcatactgatgttaaggcgTTTATGGTAAATACTACATCTCCAAAACAAAACCGACTGACGGCACAAGACTAAAGAGAACGAGACACTTTCCACAAATTTGTTTATTCCAGCTTTCCCTTAACGTAAAAATTTCATAGGGATTCAATTTGCGTCCAATGTAAATAACTATGCTGGGTACTCTATATCCCTTGTTTGGCCAAAATAACCATTGCTTATAAATAACAAAGcttgaaaaatattgttaaatCTTGAAAATATACACCGCCCATCTGCTagtaaattatataaataatatGGAGGTACGACCCAAATACATTGCAGATAAACATTCGCATCAAATTGAGATCGATCGTGCCCCTCTTGAAtccatttttcttctcattttagCTCTTTTTGTTACGTTGTTTTAAGTAGATAACATAAATAGGGAACTACAGCCAATACACAACTTGTTATTTAAGATTACGCGTCATCACTTCACCATAGTACAAAAGGCAAAACTTAACTGTCTTAAACGAAGCCTTAGCACAGTGGCTTCAAAGGCCCAgagtgaaaactgaaaattgttAGTAAGAGTAATTTTTAACCACATGTTTCCTTGCAGTTAAAAGAGAAGTGTGCTCCAGAAACTACGTCATTTCCATCACCATAATCATCAATTATAGGTAAAGAGTTCCTCCTTCTCTTTCTGAAGGTTAAGTCTCTTTGTGGAATCTCAAAACGCAGTCTTTACCGTAATCTCAGGTACACTATTTAAAAGCGAAGGTCAAATATAAATCATTTCTGTAGCATAATTCTCCTTTTAGTCCATATGGTATTGTGTTTTGGTTTCCCTTCCCTCggatgattttaaaaatgaaactaTTTGTCAACTCCACATTATTTCGAAACTCGATGTATCATAAATAATATTTCCTAGTAATGCAGTATGGGAATTGAATATTATAGACAAAAAGACATGGGTATATATTAATGAAACTTATTTTGCGAATTGAGAGTGTATGCATTTATTAATGAGGACATTTACTCGAGGGCGAATGAAGAACAGAGGACGCACATGGATGGAGAAACCTAAAGCCTAGTCaccaaaatcattatttatgaaaaatgttccctgataaaaataacatttccCAACCCCTAGCTTCAAGTCTTTCTATATATTTTAAGTACCTACTTCTCACAAGGAtaaattttcaaccaatcaaaatatcaTATTTGGAGCAAGACCTCCACAAATTCATGAAGGTAGGAAAAAGGGATGAATTATGGAcctatgaaattaattttccttgaCATGTCATCAAATTTTTATATTCCCCGTCCCAAAATAAATTTGCGCCACTGCTTTTCCCTGACTTAATGGGATCTTACTAAAGCATAACTCATGGCCTGTGGGAGCCATGGTACCCTAAAAGGCGATGGGGGTTTCCCTAATTCACTTAAGCAAGTGTGCAAAATACTGGCTACCTTACAAGAAAGGCGTTGAAATTTCTCgtaacacacacacacacacatatcGTAAGACTTTTCTGAAGAAGCATTTTCCCAGCATTCATTGCGTACTTCTAGTCGTCATCCTCgccctcttcctcctcctccacAGATATG containing:
- the LOC131791436 gene encoding exodeoxyribonuclease-like, yielding MPPKKNKESEGGKGKGKRPAKKNTADDGEPKSKKAKNMDVESEESIEDGQDDGDIDYACASTSKKWNFKISSWNVNGIRACLKHGSTLAYMKNEDADVFCIQETKCPEKDIPKEIKLPGYHTYWAEGQTKGYSGVGLCSKVKPINVSYGIGISEHDNEGRVITAEFEDFYLVTAYIPNSGRGLTRLEYRQGWDKDFREYLKELDNKKPVILCGDLNVAHKEIDLANPKTNTKTAGFTKEERQDFTELLEEGFVDSFRHFYPNKTKQYSFWSYMRNARAKNVGWRLDYFVVSERLVPKLSDSLIRMRVKGSDHCPVVLLLAI